In Candidatus Hydrogenedentota bacterium, the sequence CCGAGCATGCGGGCGATGAAGTCTTTCGCGTAGCGCGTGAGGAAGCCGGCGTTTTTCGGGAGGTAGAGCAGCTTGGGGTTGGCGGCGATGCGTTCGAGCGTGAAGCCGTGGGCCTCGGCGGTGTCAACGACTTCGCTGTAGGTGCGCAGGAAGATGCGGCGGATCCGCGGGTCGGCGAGCATTTCGCCGAGGGTTTCGCCGGTGAGCGCGCCGACGCTGTTGACGGTGCAATTGATCGCGAGCTTGCTCCACAACACGCCGCGCATGTTGGTCGAAAGCGTGACCGGACCGCAGTGGCGCAGCGCTTCCGCAACAGCCCTCACGCGCGGCGTGACGGTCCCATCCAGTTCTCCCACGAAGGTATCGCCCGGCGTGGTGCGCTCGTATTCGCCGGGCCGATGCATGATTGCGTTCCAGCCGATACTGGCGCTGACGACGCGCTCGATGCCGATGGCGCCGCCGACGGCGTCTTCGACGATTCCGTTCTGAAACGTGACGACATACCCGTCGGGCGGGAGAAACTTGGCGGTTTCCGTTGCGGCTTCCACGACGCCGAGCGCTTTCATAATCAGGTACGCGGCGTCGAACGGGCCCTTCGCTTCGGCGAGCGTCGTGTAAACATCGGCCTGAACAGTAAACGACCCATCGGGCAATTTCACCCGCAGGCCGTTTGCGCGGATCGCTTCGGTGATCTCCGCGTTGTTCGTGACGAGTGCCGGGCGCAACCCCGCATCGATGAGCGTGCCCGCGATGATGCCGCCGATTCCGCCGATGCCCTGTATTACGATGCGGCCGCTCATCGCCCGCTCACAGGTCGATCACGTCGAGTCCCGGTATGGACGATTCGAGCGGAATCGTTTCGATATGCGTTGCGCCAAGTTTCGCGAGTTCGTAGCGCGCCTTTGCGATGGGCAATACCTTGTCCGTCGCGTCGAGCTTGATCGTGAACTCGGTGAAGTGGACGCCCTCTTTCATGGTCGGTTCGTCGCCGAACAGATGGTTATCGCGAAGATACGCGAGCAGCTTGTCGACATCGCCCTTCTTGGCATTGAACGTCAAGAGCACCTTGTTTTCGGCGTAGATCGACCCGTACAAATTGAGCAGAAACATCCGCGCGAGGTCGAGTTTCGCGGGGTCGGTGAGCAAAGCCGGATTCGCCCAGATACCGGCTTCGGATTGCATTACTTCGTCGACGATGTGGAGCCCGTAGTTGGCGATGGCGCCGCCGGTCTGCGTGATTTCGAGTCCGAAATCGACGGAGCCCTGTTTCACCTTCGTCTCGGTTTTGCCCCAGCTTTCGTAAATGACGATGCCGGATTCGTTGCGCGGGGGTGTCTTGTACTTTTGCACGGAGAAGGCATTGTGCGATTCGCCAAAACCCAATTGGGCCGCCTTCGACTGGAACCATTCGAGCGCGAGGTAGGGCAACTCCGACACGGCGGATACAAGTTTTTTCTTCGAGAGCAACTCTTTCAGCCACGCGTCGCATTTATCGACTTTTGAGTCCGCGATGACGACGATCCGCACTTCGCCGCGCTGGAGCGAGAGGATCTTCTTCAAGGCAATCGCGGAGCCGTATTCGTATTGGTATTCGAGAGAACGTTCGCGAATCCAATCGTCGCCGCCGATGGCGAGGTCCACTTCCCCGAGGGCGAGCTGCGCGCCGAATTCCTGCGGGCGTCCGTCCCAACCCACAAGGAACGGCGTGAGCGTGAACGAGCTTGGTCCGCCTTTGTCGTAGCCCTTTGTCGGAAACCCGGCATGCTTCAGCAGCGCGATGAGGCTGCCGCCGCGGTTGGGGTCCGCGAGGGAGCCCGCGGGGAGACCGATTTTCAATGTGGGCGATGTCATCACGTTGTCCTGTGTCTACTCGCCGTACTGCGCGAGGACGTCCCGCACGGTTGCGATTAGTTCCGCACGCGGGACGGTGCGCTGCGCGACGCGGCCGGCCTTGCGGAACTCTTCGTTCGACTGTATGTCCTTACGCTTTTCCTTGCCCAAGCGCAGGTCTTTCACCGCGACGGTGTTGTTTGCCAATTCGTCAGGTCCGAGAATCACGGCGACGGGGATGCTGCGCCCGCCCGCGTACGACATGCGCGCGCCGAGGCCCGCGTTTTCCGCGCCCATGTAGACTTCCGTCGCAATGCCAGCGGCACGGAGTTCCGATGCGACTCGCAACAGTTCGGATTCCGGCGTGCCGGGGAACGAGACGACCATGACTTTCGTTGTGGCAATATTCGCGTCAAGTTTTCCAAGGCGCGTTAGCGCATCGATGAACCGATCCAGTCCGATCGATGCGCCGGTGGACGGAATGCTCGCGTCCATAAAGCGTTCGACGAGGCCGTCGTAGCGCCCGCCGCCCATGACAGAACCGCACTCGGGGGCGCCGGGCAATTCGGCTTCGAACACGGGGCCGGTGTAGTAATCGAGCCCGCGCGCGAGGGTCGGGTCGAACACGGCGTCGGTTTCCGGAATGCCCAAGCCCGAGAGGCACTCCGCGAGCGTCGTCATTTCGGCCAATGCGCCATCGCGCAGCTCGGACGCGGGCAACGCTTTGCGCATCGCTTCGATCGTCGTTAGCCGATCGGATACCGGCAACGAAATGAACTCCACCAACCGATCGATCGTTTTCGGGTCGAGCTTCACGCCCGGAATAGGATCGCCCGAATCGTCGATGCGGCCCGGCCCGAGTTCGCGGCGGACGTTGTCGATGCCGACCTTGCGCAGTTTGTCGACCACGCGCAGGATGTGTTTGTGCGTCGCGATGTTCTCGACGCCACAACCGTAAAGCAGTGCATCCACAATCTTGCGGTTGTTGATGCGCACGCGGAATTCGCCGGAGGCGAGGCCGACGGCGCGCATCGCCTCGCACATCGTTGCGACGATTTCGGCGTCGACCGCGATGGAGGAAGACCCCGCCGCGTCAATGTCGAATTGCGTGAATTGGCGGTAGCGCCCCGGGCCGGGTTTGTCCGCACGAAATACAGGACCGATGTGGTACCGTCGGAACGGCAATTTCACCTGGTCGCGGTACTGCGCGAGGATGCGCGCGAACGGTACCGTCAGATCGAACCGCATCGCGACCGCTTCCCCTTCGGGGCTTTCGAGGC encodes:
- a CDS encoding 2-dehydropantoate 2-reductase, producing the protein MSGRIVIQGIGGIGGIIAGTLIDAGLRPALVTNNAEITEAIRANGLRVKLPDGSFTVQADVYTTLAEAKGPFDAAYLIMKALGVVEAATETAKFLPPDGYVVTFQNGIVEDAVGGAIGIERVVSASIGWNAIMHRPGEYERTTPGDTFVGELDGTVTPRVRAVAEALRHCGPVTLSTNMRGVLWSKLAINCTVNSVGALTGETLGEMLADPRIRRIFLRTYSEVVDTAEAHGFTLERIAANPKLLYLPKNAGFLTRYAKDFIARMLGRKYKSARSSTLQSLERGRKTEVDFLNGYVCAMGKKVGIPTPVNAALTRMIKEIEDGKRTIAKKNIAELP
- the hisS gene encoding histidine--tRNA ligase gives rise to the protein MDLDNKLVTPETLKGFRDYLPADMAARDRVVDCIKRVYERFGFVQIDTPILEHLETLLGTGGEETNKELFRLESPEGEAVAMRFDLTVPFARILAQYRDQVKLPFRRYHIGPVFRADKPGPGRYRQFTQFDIDAAGSSSIAVDAEIVATMCEAMRAVGLASGEFRVRINNRKIVDALLYGCGVENIATHKHILRVVDKLRKVGIDNVRRELGPGRIDDSGDPIPGVKLDPKTIDRLVEFISLPVSDRLTTIEAMRKALPASELRDGALAEMTTLAECLSGLGIPETDAVFDPTLARGLDYYTGPVFEAELPGAPECGSVMGGGRYDGLVERFMDASIPSTGASIGLDRFIDALTRLGKLDANIATTKVMVVSFPGTPESELLRVASELRAAGIATEVYMGAENAGLGARMSYAGGRSIPVAVILGPDELANNTVAVKDLRLGKEKRKDIQSNEEFRKAGRVAQRTVPRAELIATVRDVLAQYGE